One Fundidesulfovibrio magnetotacticus genomic window, TTGTCTTGGTTGCAGAGGAGCAATGCCGCGCAATCATGCCCATCGCAGTCGTCTGTGAGGGGTAATAGCCGAAAACGACCTTTTGCAACGGGCTGTTAAACCTCTGAATCTTACTGCGCAACTGACCATTCGACCAGCTTGTGTCCATCTTGGCTTCAATAAACAAAAGTCGGACACGTCCGCTTCGGGTACCGGCTGCCCTGGGATTTCGGGACCTCGCTCATACAGCCCGGCGGCGGCGTGAGCGCGCCCGCAAGCCCGTCCGATCCGCGCCTGCGACAGGGCATCGACTTCGGCGTGCATGTTTTCGTTGGCGCCGAGGGCAAGGCGGTGGCCAGGAACATATTCCTGGACGGCAACACCTGGCAGAGCAGCCCGAGCGTGACGAAAAAGCCTTTCGTGGCCGATCTCATGGCGGGGGTGGGGCTGGTGCTGGGCCGGGCCAAGCTGACCTACACACACGTGTACAGGACGCAGGAGTTCGAGAAACAGCCCGGGCCGCAAATGCTCGGATCTGTGAGCCTGGCCGTTACGTTCTAGTCTGACGCTTCTAGGCTCGGCAGGAACTTCAGTACCAGATTAGACTGTTTTGAGGCGGACTGGCTCGCGTGGCTGTGCGGACGGCCCCGAAAGCCCCGCTCAAGACCAGGGTGCGCGCGCGGGCCGCTCCCTGCCAAATGATGGCCGCAGCGGCACACTGGAGTGTTGCTGCGGCCGTCATTCACTTCAGGCCATCTCCACTTCGACGTGGTGGTCCTGATGGTCGTCGACAAGGGGAATCCGACCGGACATCTGCTCCATGCGTGCAGGCCCGGAATCCTCTGTCACTGCGCCGTCAACAGTGACGCGAATCACGCGGGCCGCTTTTCCGCCCACACGCCGTACCGTGATATGGTAGAATGTCTCACGGAAACGGTAGTGCATTTTGTACGAATCCCAATGGTCCGGCATGCACGGCGCTATGCGCAGGGTGTCCACTTCCAGATGCAGCCCGAGCAGCGTCTCCACGCTCAGGCGGTACATCCAGCCCGAGGCCCCGGTGTACCATGTCCAGCCGCCCCGGCTGGTGTGCGGGGCAGCGCCGTAAATATCCGCGCACATGACGTACGGCTCAACCTTATAGCGCTCGATGTCCTCCGCAGTGCTGCCGTGATTGACGGGGCTCAGCATGTCGAACAGCTCCCAGGCCCGCTTCTTGTCGCCCATCATGGCGAAGGCGGTGGTCGCCCAGATGGCGGCGTGGGTGTACTGGCCGCCGTTCTCGCGCACGCCAGGCACGTAACCCTTGATGTAGCCGGGTTCGATGTCGGATTTGTCGAAGGGCGGCGCGAGCAACTGAATGAGTTTCGCGTCGTGCCGCACCAGTCGTTCATCCACTGCGTCCATGGCTTGGCGGGCGCGCTGGGGATCGCCTCCACCTGAAATGACCGCCCAGCTCTGGCTGATCGAATCTATCTGGCACTCTTCGTTCTCAGCAGAGCCCAGTGGCGTGCCGTCGTCGAAGTAGGCCCGGCGGTACCAGTTTCCATCCCAGGCGTTTGCCTCGATGTTGGTGCGCAGGAGGGATGCATGCCTGCTGAATGTTTCGGCAAATATCTCGTCGCCCCTGTCGCGGGCCAGTCCTGTGAACAGTTGAAGATTCTCGTAGAGGAACCAGGCCAGCCAGACACTCTCGCCCTTGCCCTCGTGACCAACGAGGTTCATGCCGTCGTTCCAGTCGCCGCAGCCCATCAGGGGCAGATGGTGGTCGCCGAAGCGCAATCCGTGCCGAAGCGCCCGCACGCAGTGTTCATAGAGGCTTGCCGCCTCTGTCGAGCGTTGCGGTTGGTCGAAGTAGGCTTCTTCCTTGGGGTCGAGCTCGCGGCCTTCCAGGAAGTGCACCTGTTCGTCGAGCACCCCCGTGTCGCCGGTGGCCAGCACGTAGCGGCAGGTTACGTAGGCGAGCCACAGATAGTCGTCGGAGAAATGCGTCCGAACGCCCTGGCCGCCTGGCGGGTGCCACCAGTGCTGCACGTCTCCCTGGAGGAACTGGCGCTCCGCGCATCGGATCAGCTGCTCCCGGGCGAGCCACGGCGTGGCGTGGACAAGCGCCATGGTGTCCTGCAACTGGTCCCGGAAGCCGTAGGCCCCGCCGGACTGGTAGTAGCCGCTGCGTCCCCAGAGCCTGCACGAGAGCGTCTGGTAGACCAGCCAGCCGTTGGCCATCACGTTCAGCGCCGCATCTGGCGTCTCCACGTGCACCGCCCCCAGCGTACGGTTCCAGTGGCTCCAGACGTCCTCCAGGGCCTGGCGCGCGCCGGCAGGTCCGGAGAAGCGCTGGATGAAGTGCTGGGCCTCGTCCGTGTGGCGCGCCGCTCCGAAGATGAACACGATCTCGCGCTCCTGGCCTTCGGCCAACTCGATGCGGGCCTGAATGGCGGCGCAGGGGTCGAGGCTTGCGCCGGTCTTTCCCGACAGCCGCCTGCGGTTCATGGCCGCCGGGTTGTTCAGCGACCCGTTGCGGCCTATGAATTCGGTCCTGCTTCCGGTCATGGAGCGCGAGAGCTCGCTGACATGGGCGAAGACGACCCGGTGGGCGCATTCACGGCCATAGGCGTTGCGGGCGAACATGGCCCCGCTGTGCGGGTCTGTTTCGGTGACCACGTGCATCATGTTGGCGTGTCGCCATTCGCCGAGGACCAGTTCCCAGTATCCGGTCAGCGACAACCGGCGAGAACGCTTGGAGTGGTTGCGCACCTTGACCACCACGAACTTCACCGGAGCGTCCATGGCCACGTATGTATGCATCTCAGAGGAGATGCCGGATTCGTAATGTTCGAAGACGCTGTAGCCGAACCCGTGCCTGCACACGTAGCCGGACCGGCCACGGGCTGGCAGGGGGCTTGGCGACCAGAACGCGCCGGTAGTTTCGTCGCGGATGTAGAACGCTTCAGCGCTCGTGTCGGAGAGCGGATCGTTGTGCCAGGTGGTCAGGCGGAACTCGTGGGCGTTTTCCACCCAGGTGTATGCGCTCCCGCTTTCGCTGACCACCGTGCCGATGTGCGGGCTGGCGATGACGTTGGCCCATGGAGCGGGCGTCGTCTGGCCGGGCTCCATGGTGATGACGTACTCGCGTCCGTCCGGCGTGAAGCCGCCCAGGCCGTTGCAGAAGATGCGCTCGCGCGCGTGCAGCGGGTGGACGGGGTCGAGGGGCCGTCGGAGCGTGGGATCAAGCCTCTTCGGCACCCGATCTGCCAGGACGCGGCGTTCCACCTGTTCGGACAGGGATTCCGTGGAATCTGTCAGCACGACGCGGGCCACGGTCTGGAACAGGACGCGGTCCTCTTCCGAGAGCTCCTCCGCCCGGCGCACGAAGACCCCGCCCGGTTTGTCGACAACCTGCGCCTCCGGTCCCGCATTGATGAACCCCATGATCTGGTCCTGCAGAACAGCGCGGTAACTTGTGAAATCCTCGTTCAGGATGATCAGGTCCGAACTCAGGCCTTTCATTCGCCAATAGGCGTGGGCTTGAAGCACTTCCTTGACCAGCCCGATGCGGTTCAGGTCGCTTATGCGCAGAAGGACGATGGGCAGGTCGCCGGAGATGGCGAAGCGCCACAACCCGGCTTGGCCGAGCTGGTTTCGCGCGATGACGCTCGGGGCGGCGCGGCGTGTGGCGCTGCCGTATATGACGGAAGTCGCCAGGCGGCCAAAGATCTGCGCGTCGGCCTCGGTCGCGCCCAGGTGACGCAGCACCTCCTGACTCTGAAACCAGGCCATTTCAAACGCGCGCTCCACGAAGTGCCGGTCGGCATACTTTTCGAGCACCGTCAGGGCCGCGTCGCGCGTGTCGGCCACGCCGGAAATGATCTGCACGCTGGCCGATTCGTCGGGAGCCAGGGTGATGATGCGCCGGATCGCCACGATAGGATCAAGCACGGACCCGCCGGTGTTGGAGAGCATTACCGGTGAGCCGTCATCCAGCGCCGCCGGATTGGCGGCGCTGCGGCCCCGCCCGATGAACCTGGCGCGGTCGGTCTCGAAGGACGGCTCCCCTGCGGTCGCGCCGGGCGCCGCCAACAGGTGGAACATGAGCGGCAGGTGCTCTCCCGGCGTGCGGGGACGCCGGGTGCAGAGGATCGCCTGGCGGTCGGGCAGGATCTCGGTCTGTACGAACAGGTTGCTGAAGGCGCGATGGGACAGGTCCGCATTGAGCGGAGCCAGCACGACCTCGGCGTAGCTGGTCACCTCGATGCTGCGGGTGCGCGAGGACATGTTCGTGAGCGTGACGCGGCGGATTTCCACATCATCTTCCGGCGAAACGCTGATCTCGGTGTGCGTTTCGATGGCCTGGTCGCGCCTGCGGTATTCGGCCCGCCCCTGCACGAAGGTCGCCTCGTAGTGATCGGCCTTGCGCAGCGTCGGCTGATGCGCGGTGGACCAGTAGCGGCCCGTGTCGATATCGCGAAGGTAGATGAAAGCGCCCCAGCAATCTGAGGTGGCGTCCTCGCGCCAGCGGGTGACGGCCAGATCGTGCCAGCGGCTGTAGCCTCCGCCTGCGCTGGTTGTCATCACGTGGTATCTGCCGTTGGACAGCAGGTGCACTTCGGGCATCGGCGTGTTGGGGTCTGTGAAAACGCGCATGATCGCGTCCGCTTCCGTTGCGGTCGGGCGCGCGGCGGCGCTCACTTCCGCTGCGTGCGGGTGAAGCGTCGCCCCCTTCTTGGGCACGCGCTCCTGCAACAGCAAATCCGTGGCCCGCACCTGGGGGGAGGCCATGAAGCGTCGTTGCATGGGTTGGCCCAGCAGGACATGCTCGAAGGCCAGGAGGCTCATGCCCTGATGGTGCGCCATGAACGCGCGCACCACTGCGTGGCTCTTGCCGCGCAGCACGCGCGACGGCGTGTAGTCCACGGCCTCGTAGAAGCCATACGCGCCCTGGAATTCGCTGGTCGCCAGCGTTTGAAGGTTGCGGCAGGCCTCTCTCGGCAGGACCATGAGGGCCAGTGCGCTGGCGTAGGGTGCGATCACCAGATCGTCACCCAGGCCGCGCTTGAAGCCAAGCCCGGGGACGCCGAAGGCCCGGTACTGATAGACGTGGAGCACGTCCGTGGCGTTGTAGCAGGATTCGGAAATTCCCCAGGGCACGCCGCGCTGGCGGCCATATTCGATCTGGCGGGACACGGCGGCCTTACAGGTCTGCTCCAGCAGGGTGTTCTCGTAACTGGGCATGACGAGCTGCGGCATGAGGTACTCGAACATGGAGCCGCTCCAGGAGATAAGGCTCACGTCGCGGCCATGGCTGGTGAGAAGTCTCCCCAGCGAGAACCAGTGTTTCTGCGGGATCTGCCCCTGCGCGATGAGCAGGAAGCTGGTCAGGCGCGCCTCCGAGGCGAGCAGGTCGTAGCAGGAGGGGTCGCGGCGGCGTTCGCCCACGTCGTAGCCGATGGTCAGCAGGTCGCGCGACGTGTCGTAGAGAAATTCGAAATCCATGGCGGACAGTTCCCGGCAACGCTCCATCAGGTCGTCGATGATCGCCAGGCGCTCCAGCGCGGCTGCACGCTGTGATGCAAGCCCGGCTGGCCGCGTGGGGTCGATCACACCCAGGGCCAGCTCCGCCAGTCCTGGAATGTCGCCCGCCGTCTGCGGATCAGCAATCAGCGTCCTGATGTCGTCCTCAATCGTGTGGGCCTGTTGGACGAACGCGTTCGCCCAGTAGTGCAGTTCGTCATCGAGTGCGGTGGGTGGCAGCGATGAAGCAAGCCCCTCGCCATGGCGGCGAATTTCGGCCAGGGCGATGTAGGCAGCGGCCAGCGTTCGCGGCAGGCCGTCGCGCGTGAGTGCTTGCAGGGTGTCCTGAAGCAGCCTGATCTTCTTCGCGAGCTCGGGGATGCGTGAGGAAGGCGCGTATTCGGACAGCACTTGTACGGTATCCTGAAGTCCGTGGAACGCGCGCGGGGAGAGCACAGGGTGGTCTTTCAGTCCGGCAAGACCCGCTTGCAACGTAAGCAGGCTGCCCGCCAGGTTGCCGCTGTCCACCGAGGAGACATACTGCGGACGAAGCGGCGTCAGCGTGCGGGTGTCGTACCAGTTGTAGAAATGGCCGCGATAGCGCTCCAGCTGCTCCATGGTGGACATGGTGTTGCCCGCCAGCCGCAACAATTCTCCGGCGGGGATATAGCCGAAATCGTAGGCGGCCAGAGCAGACAGCAGGGACATGCCCATGTTCGTGGGCGAGGTGCGCGAGGCGATGACCGCAGAGGGATACTCCTGGAAGTTGTCGGGCGGGAGCCAGTTGTCCTGCGGCCCCACGAACTCGGCGAAGAAACGCCACGTTCTCCTGGCGGACGCCCGCAGGAATGTCCTCTGTTCCTCGTTCAGTTCCTGCGCAGGCGGCAGGAGAGGGGTGCTGATCCACCAGCCCACGGCGGGAGAGAGCAGCCACAGCAGCAGCACCGGCGCGCAGAAGATCAAGCCTGCAGGGTGGATGGTCCATACCGCGAAGCCCAACGCCGATGCCAGAACCGGTCCGGCCCACATCTCAACACAGAACGCAGCCAGGGTCCGGCGCGCGTTGCGCCGGGCATAGCTGGGCATGTGCCACAGCAGCAAACCCCGCCGGGTGAACAGCATGCGCAGACCCGAGCGCAGGATCGCGTCCACGCAGATGAGCGCGTCGTACGGCAGGAAGGCGAGCGTCAGCAGGGCGAGCGTCAAGGGACGACCGGCCGCTCTTCCTGAGAGCGCCGTGTGCACCAGCCAGTTGCGGTCGTCCGGCTTGCGGACGAGTACGATACCGGCCCGCAACAGGTCAGGCAGGAACACCACGCCCGCCACCAGCAGGGTCCAGAACCACGGCGATCCCGGCACGAGCAGCCAGCCGCCCGCCAGCATGGCCAACAGCGACGGCGGCACAAGGCTGCGCCGGATGTTGTCGAAAATTTTCCAGACCGACAAGGCGGTGAGCGGATTGGGCTGCCGTCTTGATTTTGTTCCATCCGGCCCCGGCGGACCCAGCACGCTCGGGAGCAGCCATCCGGTGAGCTGCCAGTCGCCACGAATCCACCTGTGGCGTCGGCTCGTCTCGATGGCGTAACTGGCGGGATGCTCCTCGATGAGGTCCACATCGGTCACCAGGGCGGAGCGGGCATAGCCGCTTTCCAGCAGGTCGTGGCTGAGGATGAGGTTCTCGGGAAAGCGGCCATCAACGGCCTGGCGGAAGGCGTCCACATCATAGATGCCCTTGCCGATGAACGATCCTTCCCCGAAGAGGTCCTGATAGACGTCGGACACTTCGCGCGAATAGGGGTCGATGCCGGACTCGCCCGCGAACAACTTTGTGAACAGCGAATGCCCAGCGCTGGTCAGGCTGATGGAAGCGCGGGGTTGCAGGATGGCGTACCCGTCGACGATGCGCCCCTTCGCGGCGTCGTACACCGGCCTGTTGAGAGGATGGGCGATGTTGCCGATGAGCGTGCGCGCCGTGTCGCGCGGCAGTTGCGTGTCGGTGTCCAGGGTGATGACGTATTTGATCGAGCCAAGCACGCCCAAGTCTCCAACGATCTCGGAAAATGCGGCGACGTCGCCGCCGCGCAGCACGGAGTTGAACTGCTCCAGCTTGCCGCGCTTGCGCTCAAAGCCCATCCAGATCTGTTCGTACGGATTCCAGACCCGTGGCCGGTGGAACAGGTAAAAGACGCAGGGGCGGTCGTCCCGGTAGGTCTCGTTGAGCGCCTGCACTGCCGCGCGGGCGTGCGCCAGCAGCTCTTCATCCCCGGGGAGGGTGCGCTCGGGGGCGTCTCGGTAATCCGACAGCAAGGCGAAGAACAGGTTGCGGTCGCGGTTGCCGAGGTAGCGGATCTCCAGGGCTTCGAGGAGCTCATCGATTTCCTGGGGCGTGCTGAGCAGGGTGGGTACTATCACCATGGTGCGGTGCGCAGATGGGATGCCCTTTGAAAAGTCCATGCGCGGCAATCCGCGCGGGGGCAGGAAGAGCGTGACTAGCAGGTTCACCAGGGAGACGGCCAATGTGGAGACGCCGAACACGCTGGCCACCGCCAGCAGCCAGTATCTCCAGTCAGCCGGGCCGAGTACGGACACGGAGAGGAACAAGGTGGAGGCAGCCAAAGCCATGAGCACCAGGATGGAGCCGAGGTAGACGGCAAGCCGGAGCTGTTGGCCCGTCGCGCGAAGGCGCGATTTCAAGGTGGGCCGGAAGCCGACCGCGCTTTCCAGCACGTGGTGGCCCTTGTCGATCAGGTAGTACCCGACGTGCGCGGTTCGATCCCCGGTTCCAAACGCCTGGGCAGCGGCCTTGGCGAGACCGATCGTTTCGCGCGCCACCTCCGGTTCGCTCCTGGTGCTGCCCTTGGCCACTTCCTCAATCACGTGGCGGTACCGGTCGCGGGTGGAAAAATCCTGGAGGGCGTGCATCCCTGCCGGATCCTCGCGCAGCATCCGCTCGACCACGCTTTGCGCCTCGACGTAATCGCGCCAGTCCATCGCGCCGATGAAGCGCAGGCTGCCGATGCTGTTGGCGATGGCGATCTGGTTGGCCGCAGCCGTCCGTCCGGCGGCTTCCGACAACTGGGTCGCCGTGACTCCCTGTTCTCGCAGCTTCTGCTCGACCCAGGTCTGCACGAAGGCCATGGCGGAGCCCTGGGCCTGAAGCCGGGCATAGAACTCTTCCACGAACGGAGCGGTCAGGGGGACATCTGCATTGGCGAACTTGGCCAGCTGCTGGATAAGCTGTTTCGGTTCCAACTCGGCGGTGGCGAGCATGCGGTCCGCCCAGAGGATGGCCGCGTCGCGCTCTTCACGCCTGCGAGCAATGCGAACGCCGACTCGCCGGATATTTTCCAGCAACGCAAGTTGCAGCATGATGGGGAACGCCCAGAGTTCATCCAGCTTGAGCGGCTCCACGGTCTGATAGGCCGCGATGAACTGGTGGGCGTTGTCGCTATCGACGCGGCCATCCATGTGCGAAATAAGCTCCAGGGCCAGGGCGTAGATGCGCGGGAAGCCAGACGATGCGCCTTCGGCCAGCTGCGGCAGCTGCCTGCTGTATCCGCGTGGGAGATGGCGGCGGGCCATGACGATCTGCTGTTCAATGAGATAGAAGTTGTCCAGCAGCCAGGCTTCCGCAGGGACGAGTCGTTGCCCCTGCGTCGTGGACGCCGTAACAACGTCATAGGCCGCCAGCAGGACGTGGGCGTTGTCCGACAGCCGTGGCAGCAGCTTGTCGGGCCCAGGCTTCTGGGCGATTCGATGCTGGACGGCTAGCATGACGGCGTGGCGCTCCAGTTGCTTTATACTGAACAATTCCGAGCGCAGCAGCTCAGTATCCTGGTCGCCCCGTAGCGCGGTACGCATGCGTGCCGTGAGTGCAAACGCGTTGATTACTATGGCAGTATCCTCGCAATAATGAGCAAAACATAATGTTCTTCAATAAATGACATCCTCTGCCTGTCTCGTGGAAAGTTGTACCTGGCAACAAAGAAAATTGTCACAATGGCATATTGCACCGGGCTCATCGGTTCATGCTTGAAAGTTTCGAGATTCATATCCCCAAAACTCCAGGCAGGGATGGTTGGTCCCTGCCAGGCTGGAATCAGAGTTGTTGCGGGTTATTGAACGGGCTTGAACTTGATCTCCACACGGCGGTTCAGCTTGCGGCCTTCAGCTGTGGCGTTGTCGGCGCGCGGCTGTGCCTCACCGTATCCGATGGCCGTGATGCGGCCCGCATCGACGCCCTTCTTCACGAAGTAGGACTTCACCGAGTTGGCGCGGCGGTTGGACAAGGCCTGGTTGTAGCTGTCCGAGCCGACGGAGTCGGTGTGTCCTTCCAGGACGACGCCCATGTTGGACTTGGACATGCTCATGGCGACGCCTTCGTCGAGAACCGGGATGAATTCCGGCTTGATGTTGTACTTGTCGAAGTCGAAGTAGATGGAGCGGAAGACCACTGTCTCGCTGCCCATGTCGGACTGCTCCTGGTACAGGCCGCATTTCATGAAGGTCAGGCGCGCGGCCTGGTTGCGAAGGAACTCTTCGCCATTCACGAAGCACGAGCACCTGGACAGGGCCGCGATTTGCTTCAGGACGCTCTCACCGTGCTTGCTGTCGGCGAAGCTGACCACCATAAAGCA contains:
- a CDS encoding lipid A-modifier LpxR family protein, which produces MQPGGGVSAPASPSDPRLRQGIDFGVHVFVGAEGKAVARNIFLDGNTWQSSPSVTKKPFVADLMAGVGLVLGRAKLTYTHVYRTQEFEKQPGPQMLGSVSLAVTF
- a CDS encoding GH36-type glycosyl hydrolase domain-containing protein, translated to MRTALRGDQDTELLRSELFSIKQLERHAVMLAVQHRIAQKPGPDKLLPRLSDNAHVLLAAYDVVTASTTQGQRLVPAEAWLLDNFYLIEQQIVMARRHLPRGYSRQLPQLAEGASSGFPRIYALALELISHMDGRVDSDNAHQFIAAYQTVEPLKLDELWAFPIMLQLALLENIRRVGVRIARRREERDAAILWADRMLATAELEPKQLIQQLAKFANADVPLTAPFVEEFYARLQAQGSAMAFVQTWVEQKLREQGVTATQLSEAAGRTAAANQIAIANSIGSLRFIGAMDWRDYVEAQSVVERMLREDPAGMHALQDFSTRDRYRHVIEEVAKGSTRSEPEVARETIGLAKAAAQAFGTGDRTAHVGYYLIDKGHHVLESAVGFRPTLKSRLRATGQQLRLAVYLGSILVLMALAASTLFLSVSVLGPADWRYWLLAVASVFGVSTLAVSLVNLLVTLFLPPRGLPRMDFSKGIPSAHRTMVIVPTLLSTPQEIDELLEALEIRYLGNRDRNLFFALLSDYRDAPERTLPGDEELLAHARAAVQALNETYRDDRPCVFYLFHRPRVWNPYEQIWMGFERKRGKLEQFNSVLRGGDVAAFSEIVGDLGVLGSIKYVITLDTDTQLPRDTARTLIGNIAHPLNRPVYDAAKGRIVDGYAILQPRASISLTSAGHSLFTKLFAGESGIDPYSREVSDVYQDLFGEGSFIGKGIYDVDAFRQAVDGRFPENLILSHDLLESGYARSALVTDVDLIEEHPASYAIETSRRHRWIRGDWQLTGWLLPSVLGPPGPDGTKSRRQPNPLTALSVWKIFDNIRRSLVPPSLLAMLAGGWLLVPGSPWFWTLLVAGVVFLPDLLRAGIVLVRKPDDRNWLVHTALSGRAAGRPLTLALLTLAFLPYDALICVDAILRSGLRMLFTRRGLLLWHMPSYARRNARRTLAAFCVEMWAGPVLASALGFAVWTIHPAGLIFCAPVLLLWLLSPAVGWWISTPLLPPAQELNEEQRTFLRASARRTWRFFAEFVGPQDNWLPPDNFQEYPSAVIASRTSPTNMGMSLLSALAAYDFGYIPAGELLRLAGNTMSTMEQLERYRGHFYNWYDTRTLTPLRPQYVSSVDSGNLAGSLLTLQAGLAGLKDHPVLSPRAFHGLQDTVQVLSEYAPSSRIPELAKKIRLLQDTLQALTRDGLPRTLAAAYIALAEIRRHGEGLASSLPPTALDDELHYWANAFVQQAHTIEDDIRTLIADPQTAGDIPGLAELALGVIDPTRPAGLASQRAAALERLAIIDDLMERCRELSAMDFEFLYDTSRDLLTIGYDVGERRRDPSCYDLLASEARLTSFLLIAQGQIPQKHWFSLGRLLTSHGRDVSLISWSGSMFEYLMPQLVMPSYENTLLEQTCKAAVSRQIEYGRQRGVPWGISESCYNATDVLHVYQYRAFGVPGLGFKRGLGDDLVIAPYASALALMVLPREACRNLQTLATSEFQGAYGFYEAVDYTPSRVLRGKSHAVVRAFMAHHQGMSLLAFEHVLLGQPMQRRFMASPQVRATDLLLQERVPKKGATLHPHAAEVSAAARPTATEADAIMRVFTDPNTPMPEVHLLSNGRYHVMTTSAGGGYSRWHDLAVTRWREDATSDCWGAFIYLRDIDTGRYWSTAHQPTLRKADHYEATFVQGRAEYRRRDQAIETHTEISVSPEDDVEIRRVTLTNMSSRTRSIEVTSYAEVVLAPLNADLSHRAFSNLFVQTEILPDRQAILCTRRPRTPGEHLPLMFHLLAAPGATAGEPSFETDRARFIGRGRSAANPAALDDGSPVMLSNTGGSVLDPIVAIRRIITLAPDESASVQIISGVADTRDAALTVLEKYADRHFVERAFEMAWFQSQEVLRHLGATEADAQIFGRLATSVIYGSATRRAAPSVIARNQLGQAGLWRFAISGDLPIVLLRISDLNRIGLVKEVLQAHAYWRMKGLSSDLIILNEDFTSYRAVLQDQIMGFINAGPEAQVVDKPGGVFVRRAEELSEEDRVLFQTVARVVLTDSTESLSEQVERRVLADRVPKRLDPTLRRPLDPVHPLHARERIFCNGLGGFTPDGREYVITMEPGQTTPAPWANVIASPHIGTVVSESGSAYTWVENAHEFRLTTWHNDPLSDTSAEAFYIRDETTGAFWSPSPLPARGRSGYVCRHGFGYSVFEHYESGISSEMHTYVAMDAPVKFVVVKVRNHSKRSRRLSLTGYWELVLGEWRHANMMHVVTETDPHSGAMFARNAYGRECAHRVVFAHVSELSRSMTGSRTEFIGRNGSLNNPAAMNRRRLSGKTGASLDPCAAIQARIELAEGQEREIVFIFGAARHTDEAQHFIQRFSGPAGARQALEDVWSHWNRTLGAVHVETPDAALNVMANGWLVYQTLSCRLWGRSGYYQSGGAYGFRDQLQDTMALVHATPWLAREQLIRCAERQFLQGDVQHWWHPPGGQGVRTHFSDDYLWLAYVTCRYVLATGDTGVLDEQVHFLEGRELDPKEEAYFDQPQRSTEAASLYEHCVRALRHGLRFGDHHLPLMGCGDWNDGMNLVGHEGKGESVWLAWFLYENLQLFTGLARDRGDEIFAETFSRHASLLRTNIEANAWDGNWYRRAYFDDGTPLGSAENEECQIDSISQSWAVISGGGDPQRARQAMDAVDERLVRHDAKLIQLLAPPFDKSDIEPGYIKGYVPGVRENGGQYTHAAIWATTAFAMMGDKKRAWELFDMLSPVNHGSTAEDIERYKVEPYVMCADIYGAAPHTSRGGWTWYTGASGWMYRLSVETLLGLHLEVDTLRIAPCMPDHWDSYKMHYRFRETFYHITVRRVGGKAARVIRVTVDGAVTEDSGPARMEQMSGRIPLVDDHQDHHVEVEMA